From a single Brassica oleracea var. oleracea cultivar TO1000 chromosome C5, BOL, whole genome shotgun sequence genomic region:
- the LOC106293727 gene encoding probable alpha,alpha-trehalose-phosphate synthase [UDP-forming] 2, which translates to MVSYDESCSKRQRLLVVANRLPVSAKRTGENSWSLEMSPGGLVSGLLGVAAEFETKWVGWPGVDVYDVVGKNALSKSLADMKCIPVFLEEVFDQYYNGYCNGILWPILHHMGLPQEDHKHTNKTYQTQYDAYKKANRKFLDVIIENYEEGDIVWIHDYHLLFLPQYLKEYNNKIKIGWFLHSPFPSSEVFKTLPSRSELLRSVLTADLLGFHTYDFASHFVRTCTRILGVEGTHEGIVDHGKVTRVAVFPIGIDPNRFIKACELPEVRQQMTELKKRFAGKKVILGVDRLDMIKGIPQKFLGFEKFLEENMDWRDKVVLVQIAVPTRNNVPEYQKLKSQVHGLAGRINGRFGSVSSLPIHHLDCSVDFNFLCALYAIADVMLVTSLRDGMNLVSYEFIACQEAKKGVLVLSEFAGAAQSLGAGAILVNPWDVTEVSSAIKEALNMPAEERDERHRLNFQYVKTHPAKKWGDDFISELHDTFTESDMKIKKIPVGLPQQDVIQRYSKSNNRLLILGFFGTLTEPMNNQNEELDLKLNPELKGTLKALCNDPKTTVVVLSRSGKNILDKIFGEYNIWLAAENGMFLRDTTGEWVTNIPENMNLDWVDGTKNVFKYFTDRTPRSFFEASETSLVWNYENADVEFGRAQARDLLQYLWAGPISNASVDVVRGNHSVEVHAVGETKGVAVGRILEEIVRKKSMTTPVDYVFCSGYFLEKDEDIYTFFKPEVMSSKLSHETRSKSSASNHSIKKKNLLSNVLDLKKGNYFSVAIGQAHTKARYVVDSSHDVVDLLHKLAVADTTTSDSFSESEDYQTRNANADWKPWINYVKIRELAVGDTEPVDI; encoded by the exons ATGGTGTCTTATGATGAATCATGTAGTAAAAGGCAAAGACTGCTTGTGGTGGCTAACCGGCTTCCGGTTTCTGCAAAGAGAACCGGAGAAAATTCTTGGTCTCTGGAAATGAGTCCTGGTGGTTTAGTCAGTGGTCTTCTAG GCGTGGCAGCTGAGTTCGAGACCAAATGGGTTGGTTGGCCTGGAGTTGATGTGTATGATGTAGTTGGGAAAAACGCACTCTCGAAATCTCTAGCCGATATG AAATGTATACCAGTGTTCCTTGAAGAGGTTTTTGATCAATACTACAATGGGTATTGCAATGGTATTTTGTGGCCAATTCTTCATCACATGGGACTTCCACAAGAAGATCATAAACACACAAACAAGACGTACCAAACACAATACGATGCATATAAGAAAGCAAACCGAAAGTTTCTTGATGTCATAATTGAGAACTACGAAGAAGGAGATATTGTTTGGATTCATGATTATCATCTTTTGTTTCTTCCTCAATATCTTAAAGAATACAACAACAAAATCAAAATTGGATGGTTTCTCCATTCACCATTTCCTTCCTCAGAGGTCTTCAAAACCTTGCCCTCGCGATCAGAGCTTCTTCGCTCTGTTCTTACAGCTGATTTACTTGG CTTCCATACCTATGATTTTGCAAGTCATTTTGTGAGAACATGCACTCGAATCCTTGGAGTTGAAGGAACACATGAAGGAATTGTTGATCATGGCAAAGTCACTCGTGTAGCTGTT TTTCCCATTGGAATAGATCCTAATAGGTTTATAAAAGCATGTGAGCTCCCTGAAGTCAGACAACAAATGACCGAGCTTAAAAAGAGATTTGCTGGCAAAAAG GTGATATTAGGTGTTGATCGGCTTGACATGATCAAAGGGATTCCACAAAAGTTTCTTGGATTTGAGAAATTTCTTGAAGAAAATATGGATTGGCGTGATAAAGTTGTGTTAGTGCAAATTGCAGTTCCAACAAGAAATAATGTCCCTGAAT ATCAAAAGCTCAAAAGTCAAGTTCATGGACTCGCTGGACGCATTAACGGTCGTTTTGGTTCTGTCTCTTCTCTTCCAATTCATCACCTGGATTGTTCTGTTGACTTCAACTTCTTATGTGCACTTTACGCGATTGCTG ATGTAATGCTTGTAACATCTTTGAGAGATGGAATGAATCTTGTGAGTTACGAATTTATTGCTTGTCAAGAAGCGAAAAAGGGAGTTCTTGTTCTCAGTGAG TTTGCAGGTGCTGCGCAGTCACTTGGTGCTGGAGCTATTCTTGTGAATCCTTGGGATGTTACAGAAGTTTCTTCTGCTATTAAAGAAGCTCTAAATATGCCAGCTGAAGAAAGGGATGAAAGACATAGACTTAATTTTCAGTATGTGAAAACTCATCCTGCTAAAAAGTGGGGAGATGATTTCATAAG TGAACTCCATGATACTTTTACTGAATCCGATATGAAGATTAAGAAAATTCCAGTTGGACTTCCACAGCAAGATGTGATTCAACGATATTCTAAGTCTAACAATAGATTGTTAATCTTG GGTTTCTTTGGAACACTAACTGAGCCAATGAATAACCAAAATGAAGAACTGGATCTTAAATTAAACCCAGAGCTAAAAGGAACACTGAAAGCATTATGCAATGATCCAAAAACAACAGTAGTTGTATTGAGTAGAAGTGGCAAAAACATACTAGATAAA ATCTTTGGAGAGTATAACATATGGCTGGCTGCGGAAAATGGAATGTTCTTAAGGGACACAACTGGGGAATGGGTGACAAATATTCCTGAAAACATGAACCTCGATTGGGTGGACGGTACAAAG AACGTTTTCAAGTACTTCACCGATCGAACTCCAAGATCGTTCTTCGAAGCAAGCGAGACTTCTCTAGTATGGAACTATGAAAATGCAG ATGTTGAGTTTGGGAGAGCACAAGCAAGAGACTTGTTACAATACTTATGGGCAGGACCAATTTCTAATGCATCAGTTGATGTTGTTCGAGGAAACCATTCTGTTGAAGTCCATGCGGTGGGTGAGACTAAG GGGGTAGCAGTGGGTCGTATCTTGGAAGAAATAGTGCGCAAAAAATCTATGACCACACCAGTTGATTATGTCTTTTGTAGTGGTTACTTCTTGGAGAAG GACGAAGACATTTACACATTCTTCAAACCAGAAGTTATGTCATCCAAGTTATCTCATGAAACTAGGTCGAAGTCTTCTGCAAGTAACCATTCTATAAAGAAGAAGAATCTTTTATCGAACGTTCTTGACCTCAAGAAAGGAAATTACTTCTCTGTAGCCATTGGACAAGCTCACACAAAAGCTCGCTACGTCGTCGACTCATCTCATGATGTTGTGGATTTACTCCACAAGCTCGCAGTTGCAGATACAACAACGTCTGACTCATTTTCTGAGAGTGAAGACTATCAGACTCGCAATGCAAACGCAGATTGGAAACCTTGGATAAATTATGTAAAAATAAGGGAATTGGCAGTAGGAGACACTGAGCCAGTCGATATATAA
- the LOC106344420 gene encoding probable alpha,alpha-trehalose-phosphate synthase [UDP-forming] 3 has protein sequence MSYGERPRLLVVANRLPVSSKKTGENSWSMEMSPGGKFNLLVEKTALSKSLAQMNCIPVFLNEVFDQYYNGYSNGIIWPILHHMGLPIECHHDENKTFQTQYDAYKKANRMFLDVVIENYEEGDTIWCQDYHLMFLPQYLKEYNNKIKVGWFLHSPFPSSEVYKTLPSRSELLRSVLRADLLGFHTYDFARHFVSTCTQILGVEGTDEGVVDQGRLTRVVVLPMGIDPDRFISTCKLPEVIQQMNELKEKFFGKKVILGVDRLDMIKGIPQKYLGFEKFLEENPDWRNKVVLVQIAVPTRDAVPEYQKVRDQVHGLVGRINGRFGSISSLPVHHMDCSVPSNYLCALYATADVLLVTSLRDGLNLVSHEFVACQESKKGVLILSEFAGAGQSLGAGAILVNPWNVTEVSSAIKEALTMPAEEREERHRVNFQYVITNSAEKWGGDFLSELNDAFAESEMKIRSTPHELPQRDMIQRYSQSNHRLIILGFCGTLTEPMNTQNEELNLKLNPKLKGTLKALCNDPKTTVVVLSRSGRNILDKVFGEYKIWLAAENGMLLRDPTGEWVTNMPENMNLDWVNGVKNVFKYFTDRTPRSFFEANETSLVWNHEYAGVKFGKTQARDMLQHLWAGPISKASVDVVRGNHSVEVHAMSETKGAAIGRILGEMMHKISMTTPIDYVFCSGYLLEKDEDIYTFFESEIVPSKLSHETRSKSSSSNIMKNQISPNVLDLKKENYFSVAIGQTRSKARYVIDSTQDVVDLLHKLAIADTTTMANTVSNSELHQRLAMETRI, from the exons ATGTCTTATGGTGAAAGGCCAAGGCTGCTTGTTGTAGCTAACCGGCTTCCGGTTTCTTCAAAGAAAACAGGGGAAAACTCTTGGTCTATGGAAATGAGTCCTGGTGGTAAATTTAATCTTCTAG TTGAAAAAACTGCACTCTCTAAATCTCTTGCTCAAATG AATTGTATCCCTGTGTTCCTTAATGAGGTTTTTGATCAATATTACAATGGTTATAGCAACGGCATAATATGGCCAATTCTTCATCACATGGGACTTCCAATAGAATGTCATCATGACGAAAACAAGACGTTCCAAACACAATATGATGCATACAAGAAAGCAAATCGAATGTTTCTTGATGTCGTAATCGAGAACTATGAAGAAGGAGATACTATTTGGTGCCAAGATTATCATCTCATGTTTCTTCCTCAATACCTTAAAGAATACAACAACAAGATCAAAGTTGGGTGGTTTCTCCATTCACCATTTCCTTCTTCAGAGGTCTACAAAACATTGCCCTCGCGATCAGAGCTTCTTCGTTCTGTTCTTAGAGCTGATTTACTTGG TTTCCATACGTACGATTTTGCAAGACATTTCGTGAGTACATGCACTCAAATTCTTGGCGTTGAAGGCACAGATGAAGGGGTTGTGGATCAAGGCAGACTCACTCGTGTAGTTGTT CTTCCCATGGGAATAGATCCTGACCGGTTTATAAGCACATGTAAGCTTCCTGAAGTCATACAACAGATGAATGAGCTTAAAGAGAAATTTTTTGGCAAAAAG GTGATATTAGGTGTTGATCGTCTTGATATGATCAAAGGGATTCCACAAAAGTATCTTGGATTTGAGAAGTTTCTTGAAGAAAATCCAGATTGGCGCAATAAAGTTGTCCTGGTGCAAATTGCTGTGCCAACAAGAGATGCTGTCCCTGAAT ATCAGAAGGTCAGAGACCAAGTTCATGGACTCGTTGGACGCATTAATGGTCGTTTTGGTTCTATATCTTCTCTTCCAGTTCATCACATG GATTGTTCTGTTCCCTCCAATTACTTATGTGCACTTTACGCGACTGCTG ATGTATTGCTTGTAACGTCTTTGAGAGATGGACTGAATCTCGTTAGTCATGAGTTTGTTGCTTGCCAAGAGAGCAAAAAGGGGGTTCTTATTCTCAGTGAG TTTGCAGGTGCTGGACAGTCACTTGGTGCTGGAGCTATTCTTGTGAATCCTTGGAATGTTACAGAAGTTTCTTCTGCCATTAAAGAAGCTCTAACTATGCCGGCCGAAGAAAGGGAAGAAAGACACAGAGTTAATTTTCAGTATGTGATAACTAATTCTGCTGAAAAATGGGGAGGTGATTTCTTGAG TGAACTCAATGACGCTTTTGCTGAATCCGAGATGAAAATTAGGAGTACCCCACATGAACTTCCACAACGAGATATGATACAACGATATTCACAGTCTAACCATAGACTGATAATCTTG GGTTTTTGTGGAACACTCACTGAGCCAATGAATACTCAAAATGAGGAGCTGAATCTTAAACTAAACCCAAAGCTAAAAGGAACATTGAAAGCATTATGCAATGATCCAAAAACAACAGTAGTTGTATTGAGTAGAAGTGGCAGAAACATATTAGATAAG GTCTTTGGAGAGTATAAGATATGGCTGGCTGCAGAAAATGGAATGCTCTTGAGGGATCCCACTGGAGAATGGGTGACAAATATGCCTGAAAACATGAATCTCGACTGGGTCAACGGTGTAAAG AATGTTTTTAAGTACTTCACTGACCGAACTCCAAGATCCTTCTTCGAAGCAAACGAGACTTCTCTAGTATGGAATCACGAATATGCAG GCGTTAAGTTTGGGAAAACACAAGCGAGAGACATGTTACAGCACTTATGGGCAGGACCAATCTCTAAGGCATCAGTTGATGTTGTTCGAGGAAACCATTCTGTTGAAGTCCATGCAATGAGTGAGACGAAG GGAGCAGCAATTGGTCGTATTTTGGGAGAAATGATGCATAAAATATCAATGACCACACCCATTGATTATGTCTTTTGCAGTGGTTACTTGTTGGAGAAG GACGAAGATATTTACACTTTCTTCGAATCAGAAATTGTGCCTTCCAAGTTATCTCATGAAACTAGGTCGAAGTCTTCTTCCAGTAATATTATGAAGAATCAGATTTCACCGAATGTTCTTGACCTCAAAAAAGAGAATTACTTCTCTGTAGCCATCGGACAAACTCGCTCAAAAGCTCGCTATGTCATTGACTCAACTCAAGATGTAGTGGATTTGCTCCACAAGCTTGCAATTGCAGATACAACAACAATGGCTAACACAGTTTCTAATAGTGAATTACATCAGAGACTCGCAATGGAAACGCGAATTTGA